A DNA window from Aquarana catesbeiana isolate 2022-GZ linkage group LG01, ASM4218655v1, whole genome shotgun sequence contains the following coding sequences:
- the CCNB1 gene encoding G2/mitotic-specific cyclin-B1: MAVVMTRSMRLNAENKMETAAAAKKVGLLKPQQRNALGDIGNHLNRAKAALKKESKAVRTDVEKVAKPAPVVEEKPLPVSPMDTSGSSPMEAQSEAFSDALLQVKDMDEDDADNPMLCSDYVKDIYCYLRDLEAERAVRPDYLKGQEITGNMRAILIDWLVQVHMRFKLLQETMFMAVSILDRFLQVNPVPKKSLQLAGVSAMFIASKYEEIYCPTIGDFSFVTDHTFTKSQIRNMEMQILTILKFDIGKPLPIHFLRRASKIGEVDAALHTLAKYLIELAMVDYEMVHFPPSQVAAAAFCLSQKVLDGGEWTPTLQHYMSYSESSLIPVMRHLAKNVLKVNGGLTKFMSVRDKYARSQQMRISCLPQLNSDFMVKLAKNV; encoded by the exons AGTATGCGACTCAatgcagagaataaaatggagaccGCGGCAGCTGCAAAGAAGGTTGGACTGTTGAAACCACAGCAAAGAAATGCTCTTGGGGATATCGGGAACCACCTGAACAGAGCCAAAGCAGCCTTAAAAAAG GAAAGCAAAGCTGTAAGAACTGATGTGGAAAAGGTTGCCAAGCCAGCTCCTGTGGTGGAGGAAAAG CCActg CCTGTGAGCCCAATGGACACATCTGGTTCTTCTCCAATGGAAGCCCAAAGTGAAGCTTTCTCAGATGCTCTGCTGCAGGTGAAGGATATGGATGAAGATGATGCTGACAATCCCATGCTGTGTAGTGATTATGTGAAGGATATCTACTGCTACCTGAGAGACCTGGAG GCTGAACGTGCAGTCAGGCCAGACTACCTCAAAGGTCAAGAGATAACTGGAAATATGAGGGCAATCCTCATTGACTGGCTGGTGCAAGTTCACATGCGGTTCAAGCTGCTCCAGGAGACTATGTTCATGGCTGTCTCAATTTTGGACAGATTTTTGCAG GTAAACCCTGTACCAAAGAAATCACTGCAGCTCGCTGGGGTGTCTGCCATGTTCATTGCATCTAAATATGAAGAGATCTATTGTCCCACAATTGGAGACTTCTCATTTGTTACTGATCACACCTTTACAAAGAGCCAGATCAGAAACATGGAGATGCAGATTTTAACTATTTTGAAGTTTGACATTGGAAAGCCTTTACCAATTCACTTTCTAAGGAGAGCATCAAAGATTGGAGAG GTAGATGCAGctttgcataccctggcaaaatATCTTATAGAACTTGCTATGGTGGACTATGAAATGGTGCATTTCCCACCTTCACAAGTAGCAGCTGCAGCCTTTTGCTTGTCTCAGAAGGTTTTAGATGGAGGGGAATGG actCCAACTCTACAGCACTATATGAGCTACAGCGAGAGCAGCCTCATCCCAGTCATGCGGCACTTGGCAAAGAATGTCCTGAAGGTTAATGGGGGGCTGACAAAGTTTATG TCTGTCAGAGACAAGTATGCCAGGAGCCAGCAAATGAGGATCAGCTGTTTACCACAACTCAATTCAGATTTCATGGTTAAACTTGCCAAAAATGTATGA